From a region of the Teredinibacter turnerae genome:
- a CDS encoding FmdB family zinc ribbon protein, with translation MPIYEYRCESCGHELEALQKISDAPLQDCPACETASLKKKVSAAAFRLKGGGWYETDFKSGKKKNLAGDDKAAKPASGGGDSTTKPKPAESTAKKA, from the coding sequence ATGCCAATTTACGAATATCGTTGTGAGTCCTGTGGGCATGAGTTGGAAGCATTGCAAAAGATCAGCGATGCGCCGCTACAAGACTGTCCTGCTTGTGAGACTGCCAGTTTGAAGAAAAAGGTTTCTGCCGCAGCGTTCCGCCTCAAAGGTGGTGGTTGGTACGAGACCGACTTTAAGTCCGGTAAAAAGAAAAACCTTGCCGGCGACGACAAGGCTGCAAAGCCCGCCAGCGGCGGCGGTGATTCGACCACGAAACCCAAACCCGCTGAATCAACGGCTAAAAAGGCTTAG
- a CDS encoding YebC/PmpR family DNA-binding transcriptional regulator — MAGHSKWANTRHRKAAQDAKRAKIFTKVIRELTVAAKAGGNPEDNPKLRATIDKALAANMKRDTIDKAIARGAGGADGENYDEITYEGYGVGGVAVLVECLTDNRNRTVSEVRHAFSKRGGNLGTDGSVAYLFARKGQLNFDPGCDEDKIMEVALEVGAEDIETHDDGSVDVVTAFEDYLTVKDAMVAAGVVPANAEIAMVPATQVEIGTQEDADKTLGLIDMLEDLDDVQNVYTNADIPEAFLGE; from the coding sequence ATGGCTGGCCATTCCAAGTGGGCGAACACCCGTCACCGTAAAGCGGCGCAGGATGCGAAGCGCGCGAAAATCTTTACCAAGGTTATTCGCGAGCTCACGGTTGCCGCGAAGGCGGGCGGTAACCCGGAAGACAACCCTAAGTTGCGGGCGACTATCGACAAAGCGCTTGCCGCCAATATGAAGCGCGATACTATCGATAAAGCCATCGCCCGGGGGGCGGGTGGCGCTGATGGTGAAAACTACGATGAAATAACCTACGAAGGTTATGGTGTCGGTGGGGTGGCGGTGTTGGTTGAGTGTTTGACCGATAACCGCAACCGCACCGTATCGGAAGTTCGCCACGCCTTTAGTAAGCGTGGCGGAAATCTGGGTACGGACGGATCAGTCGCTTATTTATTTGCCCGCAAGGGGCAGTTGAATTTCGACCCCGGTTGCGATGAAGACAAAATCATGGAAGTGGCGCTGGAGGTGGGAGCTGAAGATATCGAAACCCATGATGACGGCTCCGTGGATGTGGTTACTGCGTTTGAAGATTATCTGACGGTTAAAGACGCGATGGTCGCCGCCGGGGTAGTGCCTGCCAATGCCGAAATTGCTATGGTCCCTGCGACACAAGTCGAGATCGGCACTCAGGAAGATGCCGACAAAACACTCGGTTTAATCGACATGTTAGAAGACCTGGACGATGTTCAGAATGTCTACACAAACGCGGATATTCCAGAGGCTTTCCTCGGCGAATAA
- a CDS encoding glycosyltransferase family 2 protein, producing MNDVAAGTKKLSLLVPMYNESSVIPIFFETVFNVLENIAYDVEFVCVNDGSRDNTLELLKEYSAKDSRIKIVSFSRNFGKEPAMTAALDFATGDALIPIDADLQDPPELIHEMIAKWEEGYDVVYAKRSSRETDGVLKRNTARWFYSLFNRMSDTDIPANVGDYRLMDRKVVDVIRQLPEKDRFMKGLFCWPGFKDTTVEFKRPLRAEGETKFNMWKLWNFAISGIASFSTMPIRVGIYLGLLISAASFIYALFIVSKTILFGVDVPGYASIMVVVLFLGGIQMFFLGLMGEYIGRIYKEVKNRPLYVVAETVNFGA from the coding sequence ATGAACGATGTTGCTGCGGGTACGAAAAAACTATCGCTTCTCGTGCCTATGTATAACGAATCTAGTGTGATCCCCATTTTTTTCGAGACGGTATTTAACGTGCTCGAAAATATTGCTTACGATGTGGAATTTGTGTGCGTTAACGACGGGTCTCGCGATAATACTTTAGAACTACTGAAAGAGTATTCCGCAAAAGACTCGCGTATTAAAATTGTTTCCTTTTCACGTAACTTTGGTAAAGAACCGGCGATGACCGCAGCGCTGGACTTTGCGACGGGCGATGCGCTGATTCCGATTGATGCGGATCTGCAGGACCCGCCAGAGTTAATTCACGAGATGATTGCGAAATGGGAAGAAGGCTACGATGTGGTTTACGCCAAACGCTCATCGCGCGAAACCGATGGCGTGTTGAAGCGCAACACCGCAAGGTGGTTTTATAGTTTGTTCAACCGCATGAGTGACACGGACATCCCCGCCAACGTTGGCGATTACCGCTTAATGGATCGGAAGGTTGTCGATGTTATTCGCCAGCTACCTGAGAAAGACCGTTTTATGAAAGGCCTTTTTTGCTGGCCCGGTTTTAAAGATACTACGGTAGAGTTCAAGCGTCCGCTACGTGCTGAAGGCGAAACGAAATTTAATATGTGGAAACTCTGGAACTTTGCCATCAGCGGCATCGCGTCCTTTAGCACTATGCCTATCCGCGTCGGAATTTATTTAGGTTTATTGATCTCTGCCGCCTCATTTATTTATGCATTGTTTATTGTGTCTAAAACGATTTTGTTCGGTGTGGATGTGCCGGGCTATGCGTCAATCATGGTGGTGGTTCTGTTTTTAGGCGGTATTCAAATGTTTTTTCTGGGGCTTATGGGGGAATACATTGGGCGTATTTACAAAGAGGTTAAAAATCGTCCGCTATATGTGGTCGCCGAAACCGTTAATTTCGGCGCTTAG
- the hemG gene encoding menaquinone-dependent protoporphyrinogen IX dehydrogenase, protein MATIVYASVDGHTRKIAETIAGQLREAGAQVSLLPLADFDIEAFSRSGSRVSGPLIIGASIRYGVHCHKFDNWVIQHRAQLQSLGAVFFSVNLVARKAQKCSPDTNPYTRKFLQKTGWKPALAAVFAGRLNYPVYGFWDKLMIRFIMWMTGGPTDPAMDIEYTDWSAVAKFADASLAINANTSSIR, encoded by the coding sequence ATGGCGACTATTGTTTACGCCAGTGTTGATGGGCATACGCGCAAGATCGCCGAGACTATAGCCGGGCAGCTCCGGGAGGCGGGCGCGCAAGTGAGCCTGTTGCCGCTGGCCGATTTTGATATCGAAGCCTTTTCTCGGTCAGGGTCACGGGTTTCCGGCCCGCTGATTATCGGCGCAAGCATTCGCTACGGCGTTCACTGTCATAAGTTCGATAACTGGGTGATACAGCATCGTGCGCAGCTTCAGTCGCTGGGTGCGGTTTTTTTCTCCGTTAACCTGGTTGCGCGCAAAGCGCAGAAGTGTTCTCCGGATACAAACCCGTATACCCGTAAATTTTTGCAGAAAACCGGCTGGAAACCTGCGCTCGCCGCAGTATTCGCTGGCCGTCTCAACTACCCTGTTTATGGTTTTTGGGACAAACTGATGATTCGTTTCATTATGTGGATGACTGGTGGGCCCACAGACCCTGCGATGGATATTGAATATACGGATTGGTCGGCTGTGGCGAAGTTTGCTGACGCGTCTCTTGCGATCAACGCCAATACTTCGTCCATACGTTAA
- a CDS encoding HU family DNA-binding protein: protein MAARKTPANKAPAKKAPAKKAAAKKAPAKTPAKKAPAKKASATAATKSVTAVRERFSKTQILNQIAENTELSRKQVTAVLDELSDIIEGHVKKRSCGEFVMPGLFKIVVQKKPARKARKGINPFTGEETVFAAKPASNAIKIRPLKKLKEMAE from the coding sequence ATGGCCGCACGCAAAACTCCAGCAAATAAAGCCCCAGCAAAAAAAGCCCCAGCGAAAAAAGCCGCCGCTAAAAAAGCGCCTGCAAAGACCCCCGCAAAAAAAGCCCCAGCGAAAAAAGCTAGCGCCACAGCAGCTACCAAGAGCGTAACCGCTGTTCGCGAGCGGTTCTCCAAGACACAGATCCTGAATCAGATCGCCGAAAACACCGAGCTCTCCCGCAAACAGGTTACCGCGGTATTGGATGAGCTTTCAGATATCATCGAAGGCCACGTTAAAAAACGTAGCTGCGGTGAGTTTGTTATGCCTGGTCTGTTCAAAATTGTGGTTCAAAAGAAACCGGCGCGCAAAGCCCGCAAAGGCATCAATCCGTTTACCGGCGAAGAAACGGTATTCGCAGCAAAGCCTGCCAGCAACGCGATTAAAATTCGCCCACTGAAAAAGCTTAAAGAAATGGCTGAGTAA
- a CDS encoding lytic transglycosylase domain-containing protein encodes MNGLSGATLFRAILWLALTLPATVHSAVREIDDELRAKLKATISQATSFSDRYEAEVWLVQKSTVLARFIDSPQERLRILKEVHKAAKQVGLPPEFVLSVIHIESAFDPYAVSRVGAQGMMQVMPFWKKEIGRESDNLIKLETNLQYGCTILKYYLDKENGHWADALARYNGSYGRYTYSHKVINVWTKYWR; translated from the coding sequence ATGAACGGGCTGTCCGGCGCAACGCTGTTTCGCGCAATTTTGTGGCTGGCACTCACACTGCCAGCCACAGTCCATTCTGCCGTTCGCGAAATTGATGATGAGCTGCGTGCTAAGCTGAAAGCTACGATCAGCCAGGCAACCAGTTTTTCGGACCGCTATGAGGCAGAGGTCTGGCTGGTACAAAAGTCCACCGTGCTCGCGCGCTTTATCGACAGCCCACAGGAACGTCTACGTATTTTGAAAGAAGTACATAAGGCAGCGAAACAGGTTGGGCTGCCACCGGAATTCGTCCTCTCGGTGATCCATATTGAAAGTGCATTTGACCCTTACGCAGTATCGCGCGTGGGCGCCCAAGGCATGATGCAGGTAATGCCGTTCTGGAAAAAAGAAATCGGCAGAGAATCAGATAACCTGATAAAGCTGGAAACCAACCTGCAATACGGTTGCACTATTCTGAAATATTATCTCGACAAGGAAAATGGCCACTGGGCAGACGCCCTGGCACGCTACAACGGCAGTTACGGCCGCTACACCTACTCCCACAAAGTTATTAACGTATGGACGAAGTATTGGCGTTGA
- the aspS gene encoding aspartate--tRNA ligase: MRSVYCGVLTAANIGEEVTLCGWVDRRRDHGGVIFVDLRDRDGIVQVVFDPDAEDNFALADKVRPEYVLQVTGKVRARSESTVNANMATGEVEVYGTELSILNTADTPPFQLDSFTSVGEDVRLRYRYLDLRRKEMQHNLRFRSKVTNAIRNYLDEHGFLDIETPILTRATPEGARDYLVPSRTHESKFFALPQSPQLFKQLLMVSGFDRYYQIAKCFRDEDLRADRQPEFTQIDIETSFMDEEQIMSVTEGMIRKLFNDVLSVDLGDFPRMPYSEAMEKYGSDKPDMRIPLEMVEIKDLMKDVEFKVFSAPANDPKSRVTAMRVPKGGEIPRKKIDAYTKFVSIYGAKGLAYIKVNDKDDLENGLQSPIVKFLPAEVCKAILERVGAENGDLIFFGADTTKVVTEALGALRCKLGEDLDLYTCEWAPLWVVDFPMFEETDEGGLTALHHPFTAPSCSPEDLQANPATALSRAYDMVLNGTELGGGSVRIHDQDMQQAVFKILGISPEEQREKFGFLLDALKFGAPPHGGLAFGLDRLIMLMTGADSIRDVIAFPKTQSAACLMTDAPGAVDAKQLQELHIRLRAKPQAAKDEAAKEEDK; encoded by the coding sequence ATGCGCAGTGTGTACTGCGGCGTTTTGACCGCTGCAAATATAGGTGAAGAGGTGACTCTTTGTGGATGGGTGGATCGCCGTCGCGACCATGGTGGTGTGATCTTTGTCGACCTGCGGGACCGCGATGGCATTGTACAGGTGGTATTCGACCCGGATGCGGAAGACAATTTCGCGTTAGCCGACAAGGTTCGGCCAGAGTACGTGTTGCAGGTAACAGGAAAGGTGCGTGCGCGGTCTGAATCGACCGTAAACGCCAATATGGCAACCGGTGAAGTGGAAGTCTACGGCACGGAGTTGAGCATCCTCAATACGGCTGATACGCCTCCGTTTCAGTTGGACTCCTTTACCTCCGTGGGTGAAGATGTGCGCTTGCGTTATCGTTATCTCGATTTACGGCGCAAAGAAATGCAGCACAATCTGCGCTTTCGCTCCAAAGTTACCAATGCGATTCGCAACTACCTGGATGAGCATGGGTTCCTTGATATCGAAACCCCCATTCTTACCCGTGCGACACCTGAGGGCGCGCGCGATTATCTGGTTCCCTCGCGTACCCATGAGAGCAAATTTTTTGCGCTGCCGCAGTCGCCGCAACTTTTTAAACAGCTGTTGATGGTGTCCGGTTTCGACCGCTACTACCAGATTGCCAAGTGTTTCCGCGACGAAGATCTGCGCGCAGACCGCCAGCCCGAATTCACTCAGATAGACATTGAGACCTCGTTTATGGACGAGGAGCAGATCATGTCTGTTACCGAGGGAATGATCCGCAAGCTATTTAACGACGTGCTGTCTGTCGATCTCGGCGATTTCCCGCGGATGCCATATTCCGAAGCGATGGAAAAATACGGCTCGGATAAGCCCGACATGCGTATTCCGCTGGAAATGGTGGAAATAAAAGATTTGATGAAGGACGTGGAGTTTAAAGTATTCTCCGCGCCTGCCAATGATCCAAAGAGCCGCGTGACTGCGATGCGCGTGCCGAAGGGCGGAGAAATCCCTCGTAAGAAAATCGATGCTTACACCAAGTTTGTGTCGATCTACGGTGCAAAAGGTCTGGCCTACATCAAGGTTAACGATAAAGACGATCTGGAAAATGGCCTGCAATCGCCGATTGTTAAGTTTTTACCGGCTGAAGTCTGCAAGGCAATTCTCGAGCGTGTGGGTGCGGAAAACGGCGATCTAATTTTCTTCGGCGCGGATACCACTAAGGTGGTTACCGAAGCGCTGGGCGCGCTGCGCTGCAAGCTCGGCGAAGATCTCGACCTTTACACTTGCGAGTGGGCGCCCCTTTGGGTTGTCGATTTCCCAATGTTCGAAGAAACGGACGAGGGTGGTTTGACCGCATTGCACCATCCGTTTACGGCGCCGTCATGCTCGCCGGAAGATCTACAGGCGAATCCGGCAACTGCGCTTTCGCGAGCTTATGACATGGTGTTGAACGGCACCGAGTTAGGTGGTGGTTCCGTGCGTATCCACGATCAGGACATGCAACAGGCGGTATTTAAAATCCTGGGCATTTCTCCTGAAGAGCAGCGAGAGAAGTTTGGCTTCCTGCTGGATGCGCTGAAATTCGGTGCGCCGCCCCATGGTGGTTTGGCGTTCGGTCTGGATCGCCTGATTATGTTGATGACCGGTGCAGACTCCATTCGCGATGTCATTGCGTTCCCCAAAACTCAGTCGGCGGCCTGTCTGATGACGGACGCTCCGGGAGCCGTGGATGCCAAGCAATTGCAGGAGTTGCACATCCGCTTGCGAGCCAAACCTCAGGCAGCAAAGGACGAGGCTGCCAAAGAAGAGGATAAGTAA
- a CDS encoding HIT domain-containing protein, producing MFKLHPQLEQDTVPVGQFKLSLVLLHRDANYPWCVLVPKRSGIREIHHLSEADQSQLIRESSHLSEVMTSLFAPTTMNVAALGNIVSQLHVHHVARFEGDAAWPASVWGVKPALAYTGEDLQARLERLQASLVGEGFEAHSQVDESGSFTGFTP from the coding sequence ATGTTCAAACTCCATCCCCAGCTCGAGCAGGACACTGTACCTGTTGGTCAATTCAAGTTATCCCTCGTGCTGTTGCACCGGGACGCGAATTACCCCTGGTGCGTTTTGGTACCCAAACGCTCAGGAATTCGCGAGATCCATCATTTGAGTGAGGCGGACCAAAGTCAGTTAATTCGTGAATCCAGTCATTTGTCTGAAGTGATGACGTCGTTGTTTGCTCCTACAACGATGAATGTTGCTGCGTTGGGAAACATCGTCTCCCAGCTGCACGTGCATCACGTAGCGCGTTTCGAGGGTGATGCCGCCTGGCCAGCGTCGGTTTGGGGGGTGAAACCTGCTTTGGCTTACACGGGTGAGGATCTGCAAGCCCGCTTGGAGCGGTTGCAGGCATCTCTGGTTGGGGAGGGGTTTGAGGCGCATTCGCAGGTAGATGAAAGCGGAAGTTTCACGGGTTTTACGCCTTGA
- a CDS encoding GtrA family protein, which translates to MINLLRRHLNRALIIQLAIFGVVGVSATLTHYFVALLSHERALVPLYLANILGYCAAVAISFFGHGKLTFRRELDLGVFLRFVVVSITTLAVSELLLFIMETWLVLSHRISLAVVVCTIPVITFLLSKLWVFRKPAVQP; encoded by the coding sequence GTGATTAACCTGCTGCGTCGACATCTTAATCGCGCATTAATTATTCAGCTGGCAATATTTGGTGTGGTGGGGGTTTCCGCTACACTTACCCATTATTTTGTTGCCTTGCTATCCCACGAGCGGGCGCTTGTACCGCTCTATCTCGCGAATATTCTCGGCTATTGTGCGGCTGTTGCTATTTCGTTTTTCGGGCACGGCAAACTGACGTTCCGTCGCGAACTGGACCTTGGTGTATTTCTGCGTTTTGTTGTGGTTTCAATTACCACGCTGGCGGTTAGTGAGCTGCTGTTGTTTATTATGGAAACCTGGCTGGTATTGTCGCATCGTATTTCGCTGGCAGTTGTAGTGTGCACAATCCCGGTTATCACCTTTTTGCTGAGCAAGCTTTGGGTCTTTCGCAAACCTGCGGTACAGCCGTAA
- a CDS encoding DUF2298 domain-containing protein, whose translation MYAIYLVFTLIFMWFCISGGTLLAARYCPFIPLARSLAVVFFVLTLFFVEHFIGLGELRWLMPVLMLASGWIFWRNKTAVFRREFIVAELVFAAAFIYAFAWRFGFPSITPSSERMTDLFFITNYMEGVTLPPLDNWHPPYRFDYYYAFQHYGAALMGRIFGFGPGVTYNIAFALLAGLALTLLVFIGERALASFSGRAWQKRALLGLFVATVAFGGTGISPLLKVAYNGPAKDTYVKANMDAEARSRAERRYHAQLANHAREHIIASVRFIGSERDTILKPTSKDVSALGPWVFPETGGGVGGKKMVLPSENFGYQFFLGDYHPTVGGFFLLLLALALIFSTLSLANGLAARDAAATEVFVSSRWQKAAQGLVTLCVPLMLVTNTWTMPLLVLLILGWMIFLWTQKQTLHWCWLLAGGTVGCFFLYPFLTTFLSSSLPTPVKFVQTYAHTPWPRFLALHWPLLILIVLGCWEGRQRRIAWYFSALWLFLLVLSEVIYIDDPTGAHYARTNTVMKWWGWMQVGVFASLGVLLLASLTRWVRWCCVAVMVLLSASAGSDLFNYYVFSGKYYAGQIHGHGWYTNNATNRQMFEYLEAAPDGVILENVLDNAYSNTSIYGIFNGKPVLLGWPSHLRTWHGDVPRIWLLKEEIDKFYKGELEDSLAWLQSNQVRYIVFSPKDDDKAFEKINERVKGQYAWHEYEHSRRRHTGIWVRLD comes from the coding sequence ATGTACGCGATCTACCTCGTTTTTACGCTCATTTTTATGTGGTTTTGTATCAGTGGTGGAACGCTATTGGCTGCGCGCTACTGCCCGTTCATTCCTTTGGCACGCAGTCTCGCTGTGGTGTTTTTCGTGCTCACACTGTTTTTTGTGGAGCATTTTATTGGTTTGGGCGAATTGCGCTGGCTGATGCCCGTACTGATGCTGGCTAGTGGGTGGATCTTCTGGCGCAATAAAACAGCGGTGTTCAGGCGAGAATTTATCGTTGCTGAACTAGTGTTTGCAGCCGCATTTATTTATGCGTTTGCCTGGCGTTTCGGGTTTCCCTCGATTACGCCGTCGTCAGAGCGTATGACTGACCTCTTTTTTATTACGAATTATATGGAGGGCGTGACATTACCGCCGCTGGATAACTGGCACCCGCCATATCGTTTCGATTATTACTATGCATTTCAGCACTATGGTGCCGCGTTAATGGGCCGTATTTTCGGCTTTGGTCCGGGAGTCACTTACAATATCGCTTTTGCACTACTGGCGGGCCTGGCTCTCACGTTATTGGTATTTATTGGTGAGCGTGCGCTGGCATCTTTTTCCGGGCGTGCCTGGCAAAAACGGGCATTACTCGGATTATTCGTCGCGACCGTTGCATTCGGTGGTACGGGGATATCCCCTCTGCTGAAAGTTGCCTACAACGGCCCGGCAAAGGACACCTATGTAAAAGCGAATATGGATGCCGAAGCACGGTCGCGTGCAGAGCGTCGCTATCACGCCCAGCTCGCAAATCACGCACGTGAACATATTATTGCGTCGGTGCGATTTATTGGCAGTGAACGCGACACAATCCTCAAGCCGACGTCGAAAGATGTGAGTGCGCTCGGGCCTTGGGTATTCCCGGAAACCGGCGGTGGTGTCGGCGGGAAAAAAATGGTGTTGCCATCGGAAAATTTTGGGTATCAATTTTTTCTGGGCGACTACCATCCCACGGTGGGTGGCTTCTTCCTTTTACTACTGGCGTTGGCGTTGATATTTTCAACACTCTCCCTCGCAAATGGCCTTGCTGCAAGAGACGCGGCTGCAACTGAGGTGTTCGTTTCCTCGCGGTGGCAAAAAGCGGCTCAAGGGCTGGTGACCTTGTGCGTGCCACTTATGCTGGTTACCAACACCTGGACCATGCCTCTGCTGGTACTGCTAATTCTTGGCTGGATGATATTTCTCTGGACTCAGAAGCAGACCTTGCACTGGTGTTGGCTATTGGCAGGCGGCACCGTCGGCTGTTTTTTTCTCTACCCTTTCTTAACAACATTCCTCTCAAGCTCACTCCCCACACCGGTAAAGTTTGTGCAGACTTATGCCCACACTCCCTGGCCAAGGTTTCTTGCCTTGCACTGGCCGTTATTAATACTGATTGTGTTGGGCTGTTGGGAGGGGCGCCAGCGTCGCATCGCCTGGTATTTTAGCGCGCTCTGGCTGTTCCTTCTGGTGCTGTCTGAAGTGATCTATATAGACGATCCAACGGGTGCCCACTATGCGCGAACCAATACCGTGATGAAATGGTGGGGCTGGATGCAGGTCGGTGTATTCGCCTCTCTGGGTGTACTACTGCTGGCCTCGCTGACCCGCTGGGTGCGTTGGTGCTGTGTGGCGGTTATGGTGCTACTGAGTGCAAGCGCTGGTTCCGATCTGTTTAATTATTATGTCTTTTCCGGCAAGTATTATGCTGGGCAGATACACGGTCATGGTTGGTATACCAACAACGCGACCAATCGCCAAATGTTCGAGTACCTTGAAGCGGCGCCTGATGGCGTCATCCTTGAAAATGTGCTGGACAACGCCTACTCCAATACCAGCATCTACGGCATTTTTAATGGCAAGCCGGTACTGCTTGGTTGGCCATCGCACTTGAGAACCTGGCACGGGGATGTGCCGCGTATTTGGTTGTTAAAGGAAGAAATCGACAAATTTTATAAAGGCGAGTTGGAAGACAGCCTAGCCTGGTTGCAGAGTAATCAGGTTAGATATATCGTGTTCAGCCCGAAAGACGACGATAAAGCGTTCGAAAAAATTAACGAACGTGTTAAAGGCCAGTATGCCTGGCATGAATACGAACACTCGCGACGTCGGCATACGGGAATATGGGTGCGGCTGGACTGA
- a CDS encoding proline--tRNA ligase: MRASQYLIATQKETPADAEVISHKLMLRAGLIRKMASGLYNWLPLGLRVLRKVENIVRQEMDKSGAQEVLMPVVQPAEIWQESGRWQQYGPELLRINDRHDRAFCLGPTHEEVITDLVRNEVKSYKQLPLNFYQIQTKFRDEVRPRFGVMRAREFLMKDAYSFHVSQESLQETYDVMHRTYCNIFDRIGLQYRPVLADTGSIGGSASHEFHVLADSGEDDIAFSSESDFAANVELAEALAPAAQTPVSSGAEEKHTPSQKSIEEVAAFLSVTPAQTLKTLIVLGETEGEGPAPLVALVLRGDHSLNDIKVSKLEGVADPLTFAPEERIKSELGAEVGSLGPIGLNITVIADRAAAACADFVCGANKTDYHLINANWDNEASYSRVEDLRNVVVGDPSPCGKGTIEIKRGIEVGHIFQLGTKYSAAMKATVLDENGKDVTMTMGCYGIGVSRIVASAIEQNHDDNGIIWPDAIAPFQLAIVPINMHKSDAVKAACETLYDQCQTAGIDVLLMDEPKARLGAMLADVELVGIPHRVVIGDRGLEQGNIEYKGRRDAESQEVAAVSLFEFLREKIAH; this comes from the coding sequence ATGCGCGCCAGTCAGTACCTTATCGCCACCCAAAAAGAGACCCCTGCAGACGCAGAAGTGATCAGCCACAAACTGATGCTGCGCGCGGGCCTTATCCGCAAAATGGCATCGGGCTTATACAACTGGCTACCGCTCGGATTGCGCGTTTTGCGAAAAGTTGAAAATATCGTCCGCCAGGAAATGGATAAATCCGGCGCCCAGGAGGTTCTCATGCCGGTGGTGCAGCCTGCGGAAATATGGCAGGAATCGGGCCGCTGGCAACAATATGGGCCCGAGCTGCTGCGTATTAATGACCGCCACGATCGCGCATTTTGCCTTGGGCCGACCCATGAAGAGGTCATTACCGACCTGGTTCGCAACGAGGTAAAAAGCTACAAACAGCTACCGCTAAACTTCTATCAGATTCAAACCAAGTTCCGCGACGAAGTGCGGCCGCGTTTTGGCGTCATGCGCGCGCGTGAATTCCTGATGAAGGATGCCTACTCGTTCCATGTTTCGCAAGAAAGCCTGCAGGAAACTTACGATGTAATGCATCGCACCTATTGCAATATTTTTGATCGCATCGGCCTACAATATCGCCCAGTGCTTGCCGATACCGGTTCTATCGGTGGCTCAGCTTCACATGAATTCCACGTGTTGGCGGACAGCGGAGAAGACGATATCGCATTCAGTAGCGAAAGCGACTTCGCCGCGAATGTGGAACTGGCAGAAGCACTGGCCCCCGCCGCACAAACACCAGTGAGCAGCGGCGCGGAAGAAAAACACACACCGTCGCAAAAATCTATTGAGGAGGTAGCCGCGTTCCTGTCGGTTACCCCTGCGCAAACCCTCAAAACGTTAATTGTGCTCGGAGAGACCGAAGGCGAAGGCCCCGCACCTCTAGTTGCTCTCGTTCTGCGAGGCGACCATTCGCTGAACGACATTAAGGTCAGCAAGCTGGAGGGCGTTGCAGACCCGCTTACCTTTGCCCCCGAAGAGCGTATAAAAAGTGAATTGGGCGCTGAAGTAGGTTCCTTGGGGCCGATCGGCCTGAATATTACGGTCATCGCCGACCGGGCAGCCGCGGCCTGCGCTGACTTTGTCTGCGGCGCCAACAAAACGGATTACCACCTTATCAACGCAAACTGGGACAACGAAGCCAGCTACAGCCGTGTTGAAGACCTGCGCAACGTTGTTGTCGGCGACCCCAGCCCTTGCGGCAAAGGCACCATCGAAATAAAACGCGGTATCGAAGTTGGCCATATTTTTCAGCTGGGCACCAAATACTCTGCGGCGATGAAAGCAACAGTCCTCGATGAAAACGGTAAGGACGTCACCATGACCATGGGGTGTTATGGTATCGGCGTTTCCCGGATTGTGGCTTCAGCCATTGAACAGAACCACGACGACAACGGCATCATTTGGCCCGACGCGATTGCACCATTCCAATTGGCAATTGTGCCCATCAATATGCACAAATCCGATGCGGTAAAAGCAGCCTGCGAAACGCTCTACGACCAATGCCAGACCGCTGGCATCGACGTACTACTGATGGATGAACCCAAAGCCCGCCTCGGCGCAATGCTGGCCGACGTTGAGCTGGTAGGTATTCCTCACCGGGTGGTCATTGGTGATCGCGGCCTTGAGCAAGGCAACATTGAATACAAAGGCCGCCGCGACGCAGAATCGCAGGAAGTGGCTGCGGTGTCCTTGTTCGAGTTTTTGCGCGAGAAAATCGCGCACTAA